The nucleotide window taattgaaaaaatagaattattaattttatattcatcaaaaatatttgctaatgaacgataaattgtaagaccattatgtggatattctaaatttctaaatgcaataacttttttgcataattgccaatcagaattaatataatgagcagttgcacaaagataccctatacgttgatttgtagcagtccataaatcagaagttattgaaataacaccattaaaattacttaattctccaataatttttattttcattagttcataatttctcaatatatctgacctaagagttgacctagaaattcttctaaatgctggttgaatactattttgcatcatccattctaaaacttcatcttctgcataactaaaaagttgatcagaagcaacgacatacctggccatgtaatctcgcaccttcatttgatcgtacgtaaaagttgacatttctcccatatgtCCAGAACCGCTCGAAGCTCCTGCTGAAGTGGCACCTGGACCAACAGATCGCGatctggtgaatgcaatttattttagtcctctaagttcatgtggaatttttttacagtaatcagtaacatgtcggcgaagatgtcccgtcccacttgtacttgcacatgttaaacaagaaccgcaatgtttgcatactgctcgacgaattaatttcccctatattgtttcctctattctatAAAAGTGTTCCCataccattgacgtttgttttctttttctctctgtcgaacaatgcgaacctgtacccgtaccactttcacctgttggtgcTCTACCTATCccaccttgtgcatcatcaataatatcatcagcgccagcatgataatattcaaattgattgaattcatttgacattagatccatttgtaatattttgtaatgataaaattaaaataaaatgaaattaaaaatataataaatagttgagattgagagtttgagagattgggagtttgagagattgagagtttgagagattgagaaatttgtaattgtaattgaaagtgaaaatgaaaaattgaataggtttttataggaaaaaataaattaattaaaaaaaagtttggagtCGTTGCCAACGACTTCTGCCTCTGCCTTGAGGCAGAAGCTAGCCAACGGCTTCTACCAAGGCAGAAGCCATTCTGCCAGGCAAAATTCTACCTGGGCTTCTACCATTtggcagaagaaaaaattaaaaaaaaaaattatatatgaacaGTGTCGGGCCGGGCTAGGCCAACCCATGCGTTTAATATTAAAGTCCAAGGCCCGGTCAGATAAACCCATGGGCTTGGCCCGACACGCTACAGTACCGAACCGGACTTTGTCACACCCGAACTTTTTTTCGTACTTCGGACCGGACCTCTATTCGATCCGatccaattgacgtgtctagttTTAATCCATACCTTTCGattataagtttgattcaaaataaatttaaattagaattttaatccAATATCtcttttttgaatattttttaataatataattcataatttatttcacCAATAATTCTCCAACACCTCCGATCAATTTAAATGCGTTGGAGCCGACCATGGCagagccaaactcaaactatcAATTGTTTGGACCAGAGGGGAATGTGGCCTCCTAATTAATCACTAAGGTCAACTACTTTTCTAAGTGCTAAAATTTCAGTGTGGAGCTTCATCTTCACAGCACAGGCTAACCCTAATGCTTCCTGTGTTTCTTGTTTCCTCGTAGTCGCTGAACTGGAAAATGAATTAGATCGAGTGAAGTCGTTTCTCAATAATGTCCTAACACACGCAGAAATTAGACAAAACGAACATATTCCTTTACAAAAAGGCGACTAAAAAAAATtcggaaaaaaaaagtttccagAAATGGCGATGGCCGGTTTGTATAAACGACTCCTTCCTTCTCCTCCTGCAATCGATTTCGCTTCCTCGGAAGGAAAGGTATGCCTCTCCTGcaattgaatgaaattttttgcTGTACATATGATCAAGAAATGAAGTGTTTAAATTGGTTCATATGTTTGGATTCTGATAGTgtgatattttttcttctttttgatgATTGGATGGTTTACCGTCtggttattatgttattttaatcagATTGTTggattaaattatcaattatgacATATTTATGTAGCTTATgtgaattatataattgtggattataattacttttttggATTATTTAAGCAATGATCCAAAAACTAGTATAATTAGCCTTTTTTGAATTCTTGGATTATcggatttaataaaatttttaaatttctaattcaaaagataaaatattagacATATAGAGTATTTTAACacataattagtttttaaaattatttgccAAAAATTCACAATTGGATTGCAATTATTCATAATCCAATAATCATAATCCATGCCAAATGTGCAAGAATTGattatcacataatcaattaTCCCTATAATCATAATCTAAAATCATAATGTCATAATCATAAGCTGTGTTAAATGAGCACTTCTTAATTTCATTTATGTTCGGAATTGCAGCAACTTTTCCTGGAGGCTATTCAAGGTGGAACAATGGAAGGCTTTTATAGGTTGATTTCTTACTTTCAGACTCAATCTGAACCAGCGTACTGTGGATTGGCCAGCCTTTCCGTGGTCTTGAATGCCCTTGCTATTGACCCTGGAAGAAAATGGAAGGGTAAAATTTTAACTTCTTTTGCGCATAGTGGAAAGTATGTTTATGTTTGTTGTAATTTACTCAAACCCTGTAGCGGTGATGTTAGCAAGCCattgtatttgagtttttttgtcattaattttctttttgatgtgTATAAGTGTGAGTTGATGATGTGTTATGGTTTTGAAATATTTCGGTTTTTCTTTGAGGCTGTAGCTCAAATAGTTATTGTTTCCTGTGTAGGACCTTGGAGGTGGTTTGATGAATCTATGTTAGACTGTTGTGAACCTCTGGATAAGGTCAAGGAGAAAGGCATCTCATTTGGGAAGCTTGTTTGTTTGGCTTACTGTGCTGGTGCAAAAGTTGAAGCTTTCCGCACAAATCAAAGCACCATTGATGACTTCAGAAAGTATATAATTGGATGCACTTCTTCTGATGATTGCCACATGATCTCATCATACCATAGAGGGATTTTTAAACAGGTAATTATAAGCATGGAGTTACTTGATTTCTCCCTTATTTTCATTAGTTGTTGGTACTTACTGtaagaaaatgaaagagtaTTAAATTCTTTTGCATATTATGGATCTGCCGGCCTTTCCATGGTCTCCAATGTTTTTGTATTGTTGTTCTTCTGTTTCAATAGTGTGAGTCTGGGCATGTTGAAGAAAAGATATTTATGATCTTCCTTGTTTTGATGTTATTCTGGATGGAGATGTTTTGCAGACAGGAACAGGCCATTTTTCACCAATTGGTGGTTATCATGTAGGAAGGGACATGGTACTGATTTTAGATGTTGCACGTTTTAAGTATCCTCCACACTGGGTCCCACTTTCACTTCTTTGGGAAGCCATGGATAGTGTTGATAGAGAAACTGGACAACACAGAGGGTAGGTGCTTGCTTATGCTTCTATTATCTTTTACCTAAAATGCAGAGAAGTAATAAATGCAACCGAACAAGCCAGAAAAAACTGACTAGGCAACCTCCAGAGAGTGTGTTTTGAGTAGTTAGTCTGCTCTTAATCTTTAATAGTCTAGTCTAAActgaagatttttttattaccaacATGCTTTTTACTTTTGCATGCAGTGAACTGCATCTGAGACACTTTTCAGTTACGTCGTTTTCTTCCATTTGTATGGTATATTTATTGTTGGAGTAATTTGTGTAGGGTTTatgtaaattttgttgttaaacCTGACTTAGAAAAGCTATAGTTTTGCTTATAGTTTGGATTCTTGTCACTCATGAAAATTGATGTTTCTCAGGTTCATGCTTATATCTAGGCCTCATCGAGAGCCAGGACTTCTCTACACGCTGGTATGATTGCTGAAAAAGTTTCAGTTGTGCAtgcacacacatacatacaagATACACAAACTTGTACTTTTTCTATGGATGTGCAAGGCTACATAATTTTTCTCATGGAACCAATTAGACTGAGAACATCAGCACGGTTGCAGACATTACATTTTTATTGATGCACAATggacttataaaattttgttttgagatGCCAAGTTTGGTAAAATTACTTTCCTGGAACCATTTGTGTGTAAAGTGGTTCTATGATCAATTGATTGAACTCCTTTCACCTTGATTGCTAAAATATCCAATGTTGTGTgctgaataaaattatgttactCTGGTGCTTTTCTCAGAGTTGTAGGCATGAGAGTTGGGTTGATACTGCAAGGTatttaattgaagatgttccTAATCTTGTGAAGTCAAAGGACTTTAAGGATATTGAGAATGTTCTCTCTGTTGTTTTCACATCACTCCCATCAAATTTTGGAGAGTTTATCAAGTGGATTGCAGAAGTTCGGAGACGAGAGGATGCTGGTAATGGTCTAAGCCAAGAGGAAAAAGGAAGGCTTGCTGTCAAGGTGTATGAGCTTGGCATTGTGACCCTTTCCCCCCTTTTTTCGCTGAGTGAGACACTAATTATGCTggtttattaatatatatcagaAGTTTTGAAGTTAAATGTTTTGTGCTTTCAGGAAGAGGTGCTAAAACAAGTGCAAGAAACTGGTCTTTTTAAGCATGTTGTGGCTTTTTTATCTACAGTAAATTCTTGTTGCAGAAACATGCCATCTTTAGCTATTAAACATAATCTGCCCAATTTTTCTGCTACACTATGTTGCCAAGGGGCAGAAATTTTGGCAGGAAAGTTTGGTTCCTCGGAGAGGTTTTGTTGTCAGGAAACCTGTGTGAAATGCTTGAATAGAGATGGAGATGGTGATAAGCCCATTACCATGGTGTCAGCGACTGTTGTAGATGGTAACAGTCAGCAAGGAGTTGATGTGCTGGTTCCTTCAATTCACATGGGAGACTGTGGCTCTAGTCAAAGTAATTGCATTGGAATGTACCCAGctggaaatgatattttaacagTTCTCTTGCTCGTGTTGCCTACTGAAACATGGTCTGGTATCAAGGATGAGAAGATTTCACAAGAAATTCATAACCTCGTTTCAACAGAAAATCTTCCAAGTTTGCTTCAAGAAGAGGTAACTACATTAATCTTGTAGACTCTAATTCTTCTGCTTCTATTTTGTCAACTTAGTATGCAGTTTCTATTAGTCGTATCattcagaagaagaaaaaaaaatctggaCACTGGAAAGTTATGTTGTCACCTTCAAAAGTATATTACACTCTTGAAAGTACAAACATTTTTGGAGCTACAAGGAACTTTAATATACCATGAGAAACATAAGTGCAATAATTACTATTGGTGCCTGAACCTGTAGTTCTATGTTGAACTTTGATGTATGGCTTTACGCGATAGTTCATCCATATTCTTTTTTGTCCGCTATGCCAgctctaattttaatatttgtttccTAAATTTGGCGTCATCAAATATGGATTTGGCAGGTTTTGCATCTGCGGAGGCAGCTTCACATTCTCAAGAGATGCCAAGAGAACAAGGTCGATGAGGATCTTGCTCCACCTCGCATGTAGCTCCCTCTTCTTCCTGTGTGTCTATTCTTTTAGCGGTTACTTCTATCTCATAATGAAGGGACTCATTTTACCTTGTGCTCGGAGTGTATACACGAATGCATTGCACGAAGCCATTTATGCCGCCTTCTCAGGCCATGCTTGGGGAAGCAAATGGTCTTCCAGAGATGAAAACATGACCATGAAGAGTTGAAATGCATTCGTCAGGGACCAAATTTAGTCCTTGTAACCTGTTAcatttatgtaataaaattattcatgaaCTCGAATTGTGAATTGggtctcaatttttttttaattttcttttcaaccCATTTAATGTTTATCTTTATGTTATGGGAGAATCAATTATAAAGTTTAGTTGAATGCAAtagttgaaataaaaaaaactaggGTGTGGAAATAACAAATGTTTCATGCCCTTAAGTTTGTGTGCAAGTAAACGGAAGGACATCAATTCAGCAACACTTTTTAatttgacattattttattttactaatatgtTCAAACAAATTGTCGGTTTTTATGTGgttagttaatttaattatttatttaatctatattttaaaattatttaattatataataatatatttatatattatttatttatatctattattaaaaaaagtttatatgtAGGGTATTATATTAAAGGGccaattttaactcaaaataaatgaaatacaatGTTGAGTTAAACCGAATGGCATGCACCAGGCTAGACCCAACAAGGTTGAATTGAGTATATACTTTATGACTTAGGCATAgcagaaataaaaaaagaatttccttaaataaaaatgtgtttttttcCTCTTGACAAGATAATCTTGCTCTTAATTAGTTCAGACTCATGGATGTTTTTTATTAGATGTGTATTTATGGAgatgattatttatataaagaataatACTCGTCAAAAAATTTCATGTTGGTTAAcgtaaaattttgattttaatttaattaaaactaaataattaaatagtttaatgagAAAGGAAAGTCAATCACTGCAATCCAAGGTTATGATTTTGTTGTCGTCGTTCAGGGAGGCTTCAGAAGAAAAGAATATCAATCTTTGCAATCCAAGTGAATTTCAAGAGCTCTAGTATTCAAAAGATATGTCTTATAAACTCTATATTTATTCagtattttagattttagacaaagatcttataaattaaagtgaattatattttgtttatgttaattTCATACAATACCATGATCTTGAAATCACTATAATTTACATTGTCCTTATAAACTTGCAATGCATGCAAAGATTTTGGTAgtataaatttaacatttaatattaatcCTACCTTATTTTTGACGCAATGGAACAATgtgtttttgatttttcaattggaTCAAAGCAGAATGCTTGTGATCCATGAATTCTTACagaaatttataagaaaatacataATGTTGGAGATATCTATGTCAACTAGCTAGTTGTAGATGAACACTAACAACTACCATTGTTGCTGCAACTTATTTCTTTCAggattgaattgattttttttctgttctgGCCAACCCACCTGGCCTCAAGGAAAGAGCAGCCGGTTTTCAAACcgaattttcttctttcctgATGGAAATGGAGAGTTGAGACTCCTGAACTTGTCTCATTTACTTCTTTCCATTTGCAGAAACCCCTCTCAGCTCCAGCTGAAACCATTCAAGTCCAACTGTTT belongs to Mangifera indica cultivar Alphonso chromosome 2, CATAS_Mindica_2.1, whole genome shotgun sequence and includes:
- the LOC123209706 gene encoding glutathione gamma-glutamylcysteinyltransferase 1-like; its protein translation is MAMAGLYKRLLPSPPAIDFASSEGKQLFLEAIQGGTMEGFYRLISYFQTQSEPAYCGLASLSVVLNALAIDPGRKWKGPWRWFDESMLDCCEPLDKVKEKGISFGKLVCLAYCAGAKVEAFRTNQSTIDDFRKYIIGCTSSDDCHMISSYHRGIFKQTGTGHFSPIGGYHVGRDMVLILDVARFKYPPHWVPLSLLWEAMDSVDRETGQHRGFMLISRPHREPGLLYTLSCRHESWVDTARYLIEDVPNLVKSKDFKDIENVLSVVFTSLPSNFGEFIKWIAEVRRREDAGNGLSQEEKGRLAVKEEVLKQVQETGLFKHVVAFLSTVNSCCRNMPSLAIKHNLPNFSATLCCQGAEILAGKFGSSERFCCQETCVKCLNRDGDGDKPITMVSATVVDGNSQQGVDVLVPSIHMGDCGSSQSNCIGMYPAGNDILTVLLLVLPTETWSGIKDEKISQEIHNLVSTENLPSLLQEEVLHLRRQLHILKRCQENKVDEDLAPPRM